The Candidatus Hydrogenedens sp. genome contains the following window.
AAACAATCCCAATATTTTCTCTTTGGCACGAAGAGGAACACAAATAACAGATTGAACATTTAACGAAATAATACTTACTGCCCTTTTTAAGTCTTCATTATCCATAATATCCTGATAGAGCAAACTTTGTCGCTCTTTCACTACTTTGTAAATAACGGTATTACTGATACGAACACGATTTACAGGAACAGCAACCAGATGCCCTCCTTCCCATTGATGCACTCGGGAACATTTTGGGCAGGGGAGTATTTTCCCTTCTTCATCTGTAAGTAAAATAGCCCCATGGTCTATTGGAATAACATGTGAAGTTGCTTCAATAATTTTGTTCTGTAATTCACAAAGGTCAAAATTGGTAGAAATGTCGTTTATTACCTTACATAAGGTCTCTAATAATAGAGTTGCATGTTGCTCTTTTACAGGAGAAACTGTAGACTCATCCATACTAAGGAAAGTATGGGAGACAATAGAATGTTGCTCCTCTATTTCTCCTACTCCTGAGGCTTCTGTAGGCTTACTATTTTCCTCTATTTCAAAACGGAAAAGGGTCTTTCCTATTTGAACGGTATCTCCGGAATGTAACTCACCGGATAACATTTTCTGTCCATTAATAAATGTCCCATTAGTGCTACCTAAATCCTTCCATTTGTAACTATCCTCGCTTTTGATAAGTTCAAAATGCTTACGGGATACGGCCGGGTCTTCAATGACAATATTACATTCTTTTGTTCTTCCTATGATTAAATGAGAATGAACCGGATACTTTTCTTTATCATCCTCTTTAATCAGATAGGCTTTGGGCACTGCTACTCTCCCAACTCATGTTTTATTACTTTATTTTATAATATTGTAACTCTTTTTATATTATAGAATACTTATTTTTCAATAAGAAGTTCCACTAAAAACCTCATTTTTGTGTATAAAAGAAATTTTTAGCATTGCAAAATACACCAACAGGAACCAACTTATTTTTTTCTCTATTCATTTTAACACATATAAAGTTTGCTTTTGCTCCTACGGACACACGAAAAAGTGGCATTTTTACTTTTAGTAGTTTTGCCGGAATAGAAGAGGCACATTTAAAACATTTGTCCCATGAATTCCATGTATTTTTCCGCCAGATAGGGATACAATCCAGCAAAGAGGATGCACTACCAGCAAGGTATGGAGTTCCTTTTAAGCAAAGTTCCCCATTTTTTTTAAGTTCTACTTCTGAGCCAAACTCCTTATAAACTCCTGATGACATTCCCATAAACTTAGTAGCATCGGATACAAGGATAATATTATTAGGTTTCTTACATTTAGCGATAATTTTGAGAACTGTAGGAGGGAGGTGATGTCCATCTGCAATAACTGAAACAGATAACCTATCCTCCACAAGAGAATACCATATAGGATTGTTGTGCCGATGAATATAATTTTGAATACCATTACCAATATGAGTGCAAAGAGTAGCCCCTGCTTCTACCGCATCTTGCATAAGAGAAAGACTTGCATTATGATGACCTAAAGATACACAAACTCCTCTGGATATTAAATATTTTATAAATGGAATGGCTTTTTTT
Protein-coding sequences here:
- a CDS encoding amidohydrolase family protein, encoding GSQKPITCTITHGVITCIKENTRDTPIDVGDEETIIAPLLFDIQVNGGFGISVQDEDLTEDNLLELSRKLFHLGIVRWVPTIVSNSIEKTEFLCKVIGNSLKKNKELSFAIPGIHLEGPWISPEDGPRGAHAKKYIRPPSKQEFEKYYKLADGKILYITLAPETKKAIPFIKYLISRGVCVSLGHHNASLSLMQDAVEAGATLCTHIGNGIQNYIHRHNNPIWYSLVEDRLSVSVIADGHHLPPTVLKIIAKCKKPNNIILVSDATKFMGMSSGVYKEFGSEVELKKNGELCLKGTPYLAGSASSLLDCIPIWRKNTWNSWDKCFKCASSIPAKLLKVKMPLFRVSVGAKANFICVKMNREKNKLVPVGVFCNAKNFFYTQK